TGAACACCCATCCTTATCAACGACatctttttttgataaattttttaatatcgattcaaaaatagtatattctatatttacaaCATCTATTGTTTTCCCACTGTTTGTTAATTTACAGATAGTTCCTATTTCTTCACCAGGTTTTCGCGATATAgctaaaaaattcatatgcAATTGCTTCTCTATAGATACGCCTaaacaaacaaataaaaccTTTATTGCTAGAGCATTTGTATcctgaaaaaaatataaatatttatatcccTTTTGAATCAAATCGTCAAGTTGTATAtgctttttaattaatgtaTGTATATCTCCATGTCCATGAGGTTTTTTagacaaataaaaagtattatttttatatatataatctaAATGAgacttattatttttaaagcataaaacatttctttgttttaataaatatatttgttttttttttaaagaaaaataattattttcttctaaaaattttattgcaCTTTCATAAGTATCATCAGAtaacataattataaatggtatatctatttctttatttttattttttttaataaagtcttgaaaactttttaaataattacaatAATATTCAATATAGCTTTTTTCAGATATTATACtagttaataattttaattttatatcattataatttaaccTTTCTCCTAGTCCTCCTgctaataaaacaaaacaaactttatcaatatattccaatcctattttttcataataaagatatttTTCAATAGATGAAATATTTGATTCTATGTTGTCTTCCTCtacttcattatttttacattgtGTCTTGCATTTTTTGGGATCCATTTCTTTAAACTCTTTATAATGTTTCTTTCCCTTTTTATAATGATCCCCATCAAAATCAAATGCACTATTTAATATCCATTTATTTTCGCTAAATCTATcagaaattttattattttctaataatgatatatttattggcAATGTTGCATTTTTATCCAAATATTTAGatttattctttatatCAACAGCATgcacattattattaaaataagaCAATTCAAAtttcttaaaatttttttcataattatttagttCAGACTTTTTAGGAGAATATATATCTGTTACTTTATTATCTACATTAGCTTGAAATAATAAGTCTttcaaattaaattttatttttacaatattatCAGGATGTTCTATTATGTAATTTGCATATTGATCCGTTTCATTTtgtgattttttaaaaagattttttgctttttctacatatttaattaatccACCAGGatattctttttcaaattcTTTGATTTGTTTAATGATATCAAAAATGTTCTCTTCATTTAATCCTTCATGATTTATAAGATCGGTTTGATCTgctttaattaaatattcaatatattttttggcGTCGGGATtatcgattttttttattaattcatcAATTTTTCCCATGACATAATGATATTCCctttatacaaataaaaatagaatgaatataattttatatattttatatattttatatattttttgtcttttttaatttttacaagAATAAACAACAGAAAAATAGATAGCTTGTGAttatatgtgtgtgcataatatataactaaCGAAATACTAAGTTATGCTTAGCGAAAATACAtggtgaaaaaaaaatttaagcGAACAAGAgcataatacatatattagtGTATATACCTATTacattcaaaaatatatatttcctaTATTTGATTATGTTGGAAAACAtgtcatttattttatatatatttttaatccTTACACTAAAAgtctataaataaaatatatcaattatgttaaacatattatatttgtgtAACACACCAAGCAAGCCATTTTactaattaatattttttttttgatctatacattaaaaaaaaaaaaacagccAAAATAgctatgcatatttttttttttaaacagctaaaaaataatatgataaaaatagacATATCaataaattgtatataaaaggatactaaaaaatgcttttatcaaaattcaaaataatatagacCTATACTTATaaaagtatttttattttttaaggtTATTAGACcgaaatttatttattttaacattttttccCCGTGTATGTATATGCCTATAATAATGATCGTATTTAAATAACTTCTTTAACTAATAAATTtcaaacaaattatatgcataattaaGTTCATATAGTTTatggaagaaaaaaaaatagtatgtTGCATGAACATGTAAGCACATAAATTGAGATAAATTCGGAAGAGCTAGCTGTATAGGTCATTAAAATCCGATTTTTAAGTATTAAGGAGATATTCTGTTCCTtcgtttatatattttttttttaatttagaCTTTAActcattttgaatattaccttttgaaaattttatatcatttgaaATGCTTTCTAagttttgtattttatgataatttttgttattatataataaatcattatATCTAAGggaatttaaattttcattaattttaggaagatatatatattcgaTGCTTTTTCTTAGAGAGTTTTCAATACCCTCAATTATTTTCCccatattttctatatgaaaatatttatcttttattaaattaatatctgaaattttttttggattTTCTAAAACCTTATTAACAGAAGCAGACAATGtagtttcatttttttgaactatagaaatatttaaagtTGTAGATATTTGATAATGTATAATCGAGTGAGTTATATTTACCTGTATTAAATGTGTACCTTCCCAAtccatatatgtattattactataattttcttttttttttatcataaaacATGCAACAAATCCATCTTCTATTGGATTAGGCCACAAATAAACAGATGATAAaccatttatataataagctTTTCTATATCtttcaaatatttcattatataatatttctaaaCTTCTTAAAGGCTCGGATGGTATATAACCATTTGGAAAATTTTCtggataatataaatttgtatatggAGATCTATATGATTCTTTTTCCttattaaacatattacctaaaaaatattttttttctttattatcaaatttaattttaattggACCTTccttatttattaatatattattcgtTAAATTTTTGTCTATTTTTgacaatattattattgtttctTCAAAGAGTCGGGCAGGTAAAATGTTACATATGTTTAATACCGCATCGATTTTACCTTCCTTATTTCTTGTGTCTTCCATAATTtagttttttatatggTTACTTTTTATGATAGTTTTATGCTAGTAATTAGTATTGATGTGGTAAAAAATTGTAgctattttaaaagaaatatttttttatttcatgtACAGAAATATAGGTATTCACTTACTCTAATTTAGTCATtgatatgtttttttttcaaaatttatattttttgtctttACCATTATATCGATCAGCTTATCCATTTATTACTAGGCATATAAAGTATGTATTGCATACTATATGagaatttataatttttattttttacaatttttattgaaaatatttcttgtttgcacaatttttaaatattgaaCATATAAGCATTAAGAGTAaagttatttatttcgtttattttccaaaaaaaaatatgcacatttaCAAGCCATTTAATTGCCTAATTGTTGTATGGTAAGGTGGAATAGGCTAACTACGCATACAAGCATATGTTTtgaatgtttttattttctatatttttatacgattattatgtaaatatgtTCTTTGTAATTATTTCCCCAATCaatttcataattatatgtatgcaaacttttaaatttattaattataaaaaaatatttattcatcGCGTTGAAACATTATGAAGGATAGGAAACAATGAGcattgaatatatatgcatatattgcatatacttataatacaaaaagtAGCTAGTACCTCAAATCATATGTCTATTATAAGGCCATTTCATTtcattcaaaatatttttaattgtataaaaaaattccaaTAATGTTGACCCTTATTCTTAAATGTGGTAAAATGAGAAAAGgataaaattgtaattatccccaaaaatatatttttaaaatgtttaacgaccatattttttttattaaaatgatatactctatgatatatgttatactaaataaaaacatttagaagataattttttttgcgtATAGAAAGGAAAAGACAAAAACGCTGACCTTTATAAGCATTATACGTATGTAATTgttttaatacatattttgtatttttataaaactatAGTTTGGATATTTTCAGGTAGTCATTTctcattcatatatatggcAATTTGTTGCATGCATGGtgggtatatatatagagagagatacataaaatggttattcttttttgtatatcatATGCGAAAATATAAACCTACAAAACTGACATAACTAATTCAGAGAAAACTTATAAACCTCTTATTCCGTTTACGATTATTGCCACTACGGttgctatatatattttttatttatagcaTGGTCATGTGTGAACTATATCTTTCagctaataataatagaaatgtacatatattagtacaagcatgtaaatatataaaatttccaTCATTTAAAAGGGATAATCCTCAGCCTCATTCTTCATATTaattacaattattttttttaataatatattcaatctacattatgaaaaaaatatgacaacagtgaaaatttatatctacatattttcatatatataaacttaaaaattaaaatataaagttaacaacatataattaaatattttatttaatatttattatatattgtttatcgaaacatatttaataaaacatgAAATGTATGAATATACCATTATTCGTAAATTGGAaccataaataaaaatatatgtaaaatatatatgctgtattatatatgcgtagtatatacatacattcGTGCACAATACGTTATATATTAACTACGTaagcaaaaaaattttctacCTCCccccaaaaaatataaaacaatataaaccctaaaaacaaaaaaaaactagctattatattttgctgatatattagtaataatgataaagtatatacatacataggtatgttgaaaataaaagtaaataaatcaaaaatattcgaaaaattaaataatagaatataactgtgataaaaaaataagttaaCATATGTaggaaaaaatagtaacaaataaatattttttaaattaagcaaataacttaaaaaagaaacatcgaggaaaaatagaaaaaaaaaatacaagtGTGGAATTAGGGAATTTAAACAAAGGAAGAAATTTAAGCTTATATAACTTCACGAACAGGTAAATCACATAactgtaaatatatataaatatatttttattattatattcttataattgtatttatatattcatgcTTTGGAAAAACTTATCACCATATGCTATaaagtatttaaaaaaaggttCCAATAACAACTTGATTATACAAATAAcgaatattatatgataaatatatttgttatttctttttaattatttttctattttgttcataaattttttgtatttttttttttttatctactATTAtcctaattttttatgactGATCAGCTTTTATTTtggttattttttttttttttttaccatGTTCAGATAAATTAAGATCTTCGTGAAAATAAAGTATAGCTTTATTCATATAgcgaaaaaacaaaaatatagtgaattaaattaaaattaaacacgtgaaatatacaatattgCCAAAGCAAAATCGTATATGTGTTGTTGTTAAGGAGATtggtaaaataaatttacgTGAACAAGCCTCAAGAGTTAATCGCATAGTTTTAGAGCAAACAAGTATAATATACACAccaatttatatttgtatatgtatgcaACTGTATActctaatatatatgaataatggTTAAAGTTGAAGAAAGCGAATTAAGCGACAAGGAACTTGTCGATTTTTTATCAGATGATAGTGATGATGGAAATGAAACtttgttaaataaaaaatatgcaggAAAAGAAGCCTTGATTACACTTGAAACAAAGTTTCCTAAAATCGTTACAATATTAGGTATACCAAAAgtagaagaagaaaaacaTAGTAGGTTAGCAGAAGttttaaagaaattatttataaggCATTTAAGTGCCAAAATAAGTGATTCTtcaataatgaatataaaaatccaTATGCCAGtagatgatgaaaaaaaaacaaaaggaATATGCTTTGTTACATTTCATGATAGTTTTCAAGCAAATGAAGCAGTAAAggtattaaataaattaaaattggaTGCAAAACATTTATTAACAGCATCCAAAATGGatgatatagaaaatataataaataggGATGAGCGTGTAATGCCTATAAATGTTGTTGGTTTTACAAGAGAAAAAATCAGATGGTGGttatatgatgaaaaatgtCGAGAACAATTTATTGTTCGATATGATAGTCATTTTGAAGTTCATTGGTTAGATCCTTTAGAAAAAGAACCacaattaatttatactACATTTAAAAAGAATGCTCCGTTCTCAAGTGTCCAATGGAGTAACCAAGGGTCATACTTAGTCAGTTTTCATAACCCAGGTATTGCATTATGGGGTGGagataattttgaaaaattaataaggCTACAACATAAAAGTGTTAAAGATATAAGTTTTTCaccaaatgaaaattatgtacTAACTTGGGATGGTACTCCTGCTTCAttaagaaatgaaaaatctATTTGTATATGGAGAGTAATAACAGGAAAATTGCTTCGTTCTTTTATCACACCTGAATATAGTCcaagagaaaaaatatttccccattttttatggaGCCCtgatgataaatatattgcatGTATaggaaaacaaaaagaagtatatatatatgaattaccatctatgttattattagaagatcatgaaaaaaaaagaactCCACTAAAATATTCAGTCGTTAAAGAGTTTGATTGGTCACCTGTAGATAATATAGTTGCAATTTGGATTCcagaaacaaataatacacCAGGAACTTTGATATTAGTAGAAATACCATCTAGAAAAGAATTAGTATCTagaaaaatttatgatGTTAGTCAAGCATCTATTCATTGGCAAAGTAAAGGAGATTATTTATGTCTTAAAACAactattgtaaaaaaaattggaaaaaaaggaaaaaaagaacATACACAATTAGAAATATTTAGAAtgagagaaaaaaatatacctGTAGATAATATACAAATCGAAGGagtaaaaacaaaacaattTCATTGGGAAGAATCAAATAGTAATAGATTTGCATTAATAGTAAGAGATGAAGCTACAAGTAGACAACAAATaagattttataaaatattaaataaaggTGCTACAAGAAATGTAAAATGGACTAGTACatttgatataaataatcaaatgaattttatgaaatggTCACCACAAGGaaccttttttatattagcTTCCTTACTATCAGAAGGAATGTTATATTTCTGTTTCTTAAATTCAAATGATGAAGTTGAAGTTATACATAAAGATGAACATTTGTTAGTAAATTCTGTTGCATGGAGTAATTGTGGTAGATACCTTGTTACATCTGTTTCGAATTTATCTGGTATATCAAGTTCTAATtataaagaagaaaatagtGAAACaggtttttatatatggaCTTTTCAAGGTAGATGTTTAATGACTGTTAAAAAACCATCATTTTATCAATTCTTTTTTCGACCTCATCCAAAATCATTATTTAGTGATAAATTGAAaattgatataaaaaataatctaaAAGATTATTCTAAAAAATTCGATGTTatagatgaaaaaattagaaaCTCTAAAAAGAATCAATTAATTtcagaaagaaaaaatgttgaaaattcatttaatgaaaaattggAGAAAAtcacaaaattatttcaatCCTTTAAAGAATATGAACTGTTCAGAAGAAATTGGGAAACATTTGAAAGCCAATTTGAATGGGAAGAAAAAACAGTTGTCATCGAACATGTCCTTTCTGTTAAGCAGGAAATCTTCGCATAGATTTTCTTTcacatattcatttataatttgtgtGTGTTTGGATATAGAGATGATGTATATTTTACTGAGTTTTGAGAAGTTTGCTATATGCTGCTTCCTTTTTTTgcatcatttattattgtccttttttcttttttttttaactttttatatttctttacaTGTAATAACGCTAATGTAAATTACccacataataaaaaactttaatacatgaaatatttttaatttttaaaataaatatgtgtatTTCCCTAACGAATGTGGGAATATGCCATATGCACGACATTTTCTgttatacaaattatatgcAAAGGTAGGTATACATTTAAAAAGGAGTTCATCTTTGacatatttctttatcacCTCTttctaaataattttgtgaGATACTTTGGAAATTCACCTACTTTTCGTTAAACTAGAATGTGCTACCCTTGTATAACCCACTTGGACATGAACTTGCCAAGATTATCGATACTTGCTGGTGGGTCGCCAGAGgtgcataaatatttggCACCATCGGCAAGTTGctgtatatttttgataagCTTAAAATTTTGGTCATACATTTTACGTATGGGCCCAATGATAGGATCTAATACTTTTGTAATTTCAAacaataacaattttaaattatttatatgtggCTTAATAAAGAATAGTAAACCATTATGATGTTTGTCTCCATTTCTATATAGCCAAATACTTTTTGGACGGGCAATTTGAATTCCGTATTTTTGTATACCAAGGATTCCTGGGGTAACTactaaatttttttctttttttttttttttttttcctttttcgAATTGATTTATTCCAATAGGAGAGGAATATTgagaaataatattttcattttttatatttttatgtatttctaaatttttagACAAACAATTATCCATATCCTGTTCATTTAATTTGCGTTTTACCAATGCttcgaatttttttttatgagtCCCTGTATAAAAAGTTTGATCTGTTAAACGGTCAAATACGCTTGTGTATTGTTtggttgtttttttttcacatagcctattattgttaatattttttaggtTGCTGTCTTCATTGTTTTcctcattatttataaagtCAATTAAGAATATGTCTCTTGGacttgaaaaatatttttgaatagGTACAAActtattttcttctataTCGGCAAATATTTCAGGGAATACCATTTTATTCCTATTGGGCTGTCTAACTCAGACAGGAATATGGAAAGTTTGACAAGGgctattaaaaatgttttatacTATATCGtgttttttgttaaaattcaaattaaataaattaataaaatagtaaaatagTAAAAGTAATTAAGCACAAgccaaatatatatgcttccccatttttatatattactattCAAAATgcttttactttttatttcaaaaataaatgatctgaaaattattatcatacCTTATTCGTTAAAAACAACATAGTTGTTTATTtctcttaatttttttattaaaaaggtgtgaaaagtataatagtgtatttttttgctagggaaaaataatatgttgaaattaaattttgtttaaaataaataaacatatatattaatatattcctTTCAGTTTTTAGTTTCATCAATTGGGTGTACATACATGTAATGGCAAatgtattttaaataaaaaattgaaacaaaagtaaaacaaaacaatgtctaaatattataacacacatgcatataaaaaaaataaagacgaaaaaatagctaaattgttcatataaaaatggtagCATAAATGGATAATTAGTTTATTAgggataatataaatatatttatattttttatatttttcatatttttcccACTATTTTACTACTCTCAATGATATCTATAAATGATCAGAGGagtgaaatatattttcgtGGTTAATAGACCCTTCAGTTATgacatttatatttccttttattCGAATATCTggaaatattaatgaattaattttttctgaaTGTTCAGAATTTTGTTCGATTTCTTCCCTGTACTGGCAATGTTTTAGCCAAGCGTTCATAAAATCAGCTGGTGGTAAAATTGTttgcaaataatataaaaagttttcATTCCAcattatttcattaaattgtctttttaattcatattcCTCACTTAATATTGaagacatttttttatcggTTGTTGTATGTAGCTGTTTTACTAAATCTTCAAGAGcagtatatacatttttttcggcttcattcatatttaaGCTGACTTGTTCATGTAATTTATCGATTTTTTCaagtaaattatttaaatttttttttctttctttaataaaattagatGGCTTACTGCTATGTTGCATAATAGCATTATATGccatttttaatgaaattatggtatcactattattattaaaattgaacAAGTTTACATTTGATAAATCTTTGTGTGCATGACTACACATGCATAAGTTACATATAGGAATATGACAGACTGTACAAAACATATTAACTTCATTTTGTAAATGGATTTTACAATTTCCAAAATTTGATTGAGCTTCATTTAATGTTTTTCTTATGTGTTTTTTAACAAGTTTATTTTGAGAGTGAATAATGTTATCACATTTTTCGCATAATTTTACTTCATCCGATTcacaataatataaagaagGTGCATTACCACAATAGTCACATAAGGGAATAGAAAAAACTTCTTCAGCACTAGGGTCACATTCAAATTGTATCAAATAACGGGGAAGCAATTGAGAACTGTCATAAATTACATATTCATGATTAAATGTATAATAGGGTAAAACACCATAGGATGGCATTACATCACCACCTAAAGctaaatttatttccttttcattattattattttctttatttttataatgaatAGTTAAAGAATCAACTAAATTTGCACCGCCATTCTTTTCGCTATTCCCACAAtgattactattattttttccctttttctTGATAAATATACTATCATATTCCATAGGTAATATATCTCTATCATACGAGTTAACTTCATCTTCATTAACAGAAAGTGATAACCCAACCCCAACGTcacacacaaaaaattcaaatatcCCTCTTTCAcctgataataaaatattttcacttTGCTCcataattcttttttttagtgACTTTTTACCTTCGTTAGACtcattttgttcatatgTGAGTTCGTATGTATTGCTATGAGG
This Plasmodium chabaudi chabaudi strain AS genome assembly, chromosome: 12 DNA region includes the following protein-coding sequences:
- a CDS encoding F-actin-capping protein subunit beta, putative (term=annotation;date=20150109;qualifier=removed_product=f-actin capping protein beta subunit, putative;qualifier=added_product=f-actin-capping protein subunit beta, putative;qualifier=added_literature=pmid:19682250;curatorName=ucb@sanger.ac.uk;~pfam_scan;Pfam:PF01115.13; E()=1.1E-56;score=192.1;query 11-246;description=F_actin_cap_B;~iprscan;InterPro:IPR001698 : F-actin capping protein, beta subunit;PRINTS:PR00192; score=5.3E-20;query 10-30;description=F-actin-capping protein subunit beta;~iprscan;InterPro:IPR001698 : F-actin capping protein, beta subunit;PRINTS:PR00192; score=5.3E-20;query 220-246;description=F-actin-capping protein subunit beta;~iprscan;InterPro:IPR001698 : F-actin capping protein, beta subunit;Pfam:PF01115; score=1.1E-56;query 11-246;description=F-actin-capping protein subunit beta;~iprscan;InterPro:IPR001698 : F-actin capping protein, beta subunit;PRINTS:PR00192; score=5.3E-20;query 103-130;description=F-actin-capping protein subunit beta;~iprscan;InterPro:IPR001698 : F-actin capping protein, beta subunit;PRINTS:PR00192; score=5.3E-20;query 62-88;description=F-actin-capping protein subunit beta;~iprscan;InterPro:IPR037282 : F-actin-capping protein subunit alpha/beta;Superfamily:SSF90096; score=2.75E-55;query 8-268;description=F-actin-capping protein subunit alpha/beta); the encoded protein is MEDTRNKEGKIDAVLNICNILPARLFEETIIILSKIDKNLTNNILINKEGPIKIKFDNKEKKYFLGNMFNKEKESYRSPYTNLYYPENFPNGYIPSEPLRSLEILYNEIFERYRKAYYINGLSSVYLWPNPIEDGFVACFMIKKKENYSNNTYMDWEGTHLIQVNITHSIIHYQISTTLNISIVQKNETTLSASVNKVLENPKKISDINLIKDKYFHIENMGKIIEGIENSLRKSIEYIYLPKINENLNSLRYNDLLYNNKNYHKIQNLESISNDIKFSKGNIQNELKSKLKKKYINEGTEYLLNT
- a CDS encoding UTP--glucose-1-phosphate uridylyltransferase, putative (term=annotation;date=20121004;qualifier=removed_product=conserved Plasmodium protein, unknown function;qualifier=added_product=utp--glucose-1-phosphate uridylyltransferase, putative;qualifier=added_ec_number=2.7.7.9;curatorName=ucb@sanger.ac.uk;~;query 737-737;GPI_cleavage_site_score=0.10399999;~pfam_scan;Pfam:PF01704.14; E()=2.4E-15;score=56.0;query 203-523;description=UDPGP;~iprscan;InterPro:IPR002618 : UTP--glucose-1-phosphate uridylyltransferase;Pfam:PF01704; score=2.6E-15;query 203-523;description=UDPGP family;~iprscan;InterPro:IPR029044 : Nucleotide-diphospho-sugar transferases;Superfamily:SSF53448; score=1.03E-95;query 188-702;description=Nucleotide-diphospho-sugar transferases), yielding MGKIDELIKKIDNPDAKKYIEYLIKADQTDLINHEGLNEENIFDIIKQIKEFEKEYPGGLIKYVEKAKNLFKKSQNETDQYANYIIEHPDNIVKIKFNLKDLLFQANVDNKVTDIYSPKKSELNNYEKNFKKFELSYFNNNVHAVDIKNKSKYLDKNATLPINISLLENNKISDRFSENKWILNSAFDFDGDHYKKGKKHYKEFKEMDPKKCKTQCKNNEVEEDNIESNISSIEKYLYYEKIGLEYIDKVCFVLLAGGLGERLNYNDIKLKLLTSIISEKSYIEYYCNYLKSFQDFIKKNKNKEIDIPFIIMLSDDTYESAIKFLEENNYFSLKKKQIYLLKQRNVLCFKNNKSHLDYIYKNNTFYLSKKPHGHGDIHTLIKKHIQLDDLIQKGYKYLYFFQDTNALAIKVLFVCLGVSIEKQLHMNFLAISRKPGEEIGTICKLTNSGKTIDVVNIEYTIFESILKNLSKKDVVDKDGCSLYSGNTNSLIFEIQKYNEILKQTNGIVPEYINPKYSDDTKQNFVSPARIECMMQDFVYLYFTQNSNQTEGQEEKQEKNGDEHEYGNKVGVTELNRFLCFSAVKNNRITAKKKIEKNIHPECMYSAEADLYYSNCAFIELACIYNKKKNNLEKMGIQFMNGTPSIMPPKVLIEPQFAFTLTQLINKIKGNITIKNNSTLWIKSDAIITNLYLDGALIIENTNKEPNNSPIILEENLFIKNEGFQIVEHVGKSKNISDNSDIRDYKLVKRAVLMISS